From Aedes albopictus strain Foshan chromosome 1, AalbF5, whole genome shotgun sequence, one genomic window encodes:
- the LOC109424980 gene encoding uncharacterized protein LOC109424980 produces MKSLQLALAGVLLVTAATWASPVETGGRRLVGARECTWGPTYWCSNLKNAKNCGAVTHCIQTVWEKQKYPVDNDEICNICLDMVKQARDQLESNETQADLKAVFEGSCNLIPIKVVRKECKKMADDFIPELVEALASQMNPNVVCSVAGLCNNAAIDKMLEEMPAVKPKDQDDLDESSSASEETADEFSCDKCNKIAGLITSRFHATDRDQVLEGFLRFCGQMGSFSDGCSSVALTYFNEIYDHMSKEFNAKNVCHMSGACASRFHQHEESQEIEIRPMGGVGIIKVESEQMGDDIPCKLCEQLVDHLRDLLIANTTELEFKQVLEGLCKQTKAFSEECLNLVDQYYEEIYSTLVHNLDSNSACFMIGVCPKGLNKALDGPIMPIVPMRVAIIHEQSSAPRTPPKKLLGENEPKLSAVEIQQAQLPIDRLMGAPLSMNLVENGKFCTLCEYFMHFVQEALSEPANEDEIKNVVGTTCEKLPKAIRSECHSFVDLYGDAVIALLIQSMDPREICPQLHMCPAAREDIEIFAPAQIDVTIDANAGKDKPTCPLCLFAVTQLEETIKNDRTKENIKQALSKLCSHLSPKLKMECTDFVDTYSAELVEMLVSDFTPQEICVYLKLCVDQRPDLSLLNMEFDHDFRQQQRTHYDIETNEIADNTVNGQITVDHQATIASPECLVCQEMVKEVEKRVKNKKSKEQIKEALEHACDRLKKYKTKCERYIDQHSDQIIDLLMKQLSPKEICHSLGFCIAKEFDELEVDEALLDYVVEPGVMVEPPKELFTPVEETTVQGQPPQCAMCEFVMVKLESELADKKTEEDIENAVRSVCSKLPNTVTKQCDHLIDQYGKFIIKFLATLPPKEICTRLALCEKQLAKLEESNLEIIECAVCQGAVKTVDDILGNKKIDYDIVQDVEKICNTVPAKYFEKCRKMIEVYGVSMVRQLQKYVEREQVCVNMGMCSNPTGYVKFEDEVAQVDHVEKKEVHLVGLDECTWGPGHWCATEENAQKCNASEFCAKKKLGKWQD; encoded by the exons AAATGCCAAAAATTGCGGAGCGGTGACGCATTGCATCCAAACCGTGTGGGAAAAGCAAAAGTACCCAGTTGATAACGATGAAATTTGCAACATCTGCCTAGACATGGTCAAGCAGGCACGCGATCAGCTCGAGAGCAACGAGACTCAAGCCGATCTGAAGGCCGTCTTTGAGGGATCGTGCAATTTGATCCCTATTAAGGTGGTACGGAAAGAGTGCAAAAAGATGGCCGACGATTTCATTCCGGAGCTGGTGGAGGCGTTGGCTTCGCAAATGAACCCGAACGTGGTGTGCAGCGTGGCAGGGCTCTGCAACAATGCGGCCATCGATAAGATGCTGGAGGAGATGCCAGCGGTGAAACCAAAGGATCAAGACGACTTGGATGAATCGTCTAGCGCGAGCGAGGAAACAGCAGATGAATTCAGCTGTGACAAGTGCAACAAAATTGCTGGTTTGATTACTAGTCGGTTCCACGCTACTGATCGCGATCAGGTGCTAGAAGGTTTCCTACGGTTCTGCGGACAAATGGGATCGTTCTCGGATGGATGTTCAAGCGTTGCTCTGacttatttcaatgaaatttacgATCACATGTCAAAGGAATTCAATGCCAAGAACGTGTGTCACATGTCTGGAGCCTGTGCCAGCAGATTCCATCAACATGAAGAGAG ccAGGAAATCGAAATCCGCCCTATGGGTGGAGTTGGCATCATCAAGGTTGAAAGTGAGCAAATGGGCGATGATATTCCGTGCAAGCTGTGCGAGCAGTTGGTCGACCATCTGCGAGATTTGCTGATTGCGAACACCACAGAGCTTGAATTCAAACAGGTGTTGGAAGGACTCTGCAAACAAACCAAAGCCTTCAGTGAAGAATGTTTAAATCTAGTCGATCAGTATTACGAGGAAATCTACAGCACCCTGGTGCATAACTTGGATAGTAACAGTGCATGCTTCATGATTGGCGTTTGTCCGAAAGGACTGAACAAAGCGCTGGACGGCCCAATCATGCCGATTGTTCCGATGAGAGTCGCTATTATCCACGAACAAAGCAGTGCTCCACGGACGCCGCCGAAGAAATTACTCGGCGAGAACGAGCCTAAATTATCGGCAGTTGAAATCCAGCAAGCTCAATTACCAATTGACCGACTAATGGGTGCCCCGTTGTCCATGAATTTGGTTGAAAACGGAAAGTTCTGCACGCTCTGTGAATATTTCATGCACTTTGTTCAGGAAGCTTTGAGCGAACCGGCAAACGAAGATGAGATCAAGAATGTGGTTGGAACAACTTGCGAAAAGCTTCCGAAGGCAATCCGTAGCGAGTGTCATAGCTTTGTCGACCTCTACGGCGATGCGGTCATTGCATTGTTGATTCAGTCAATGGATCCTCGGGAGATCTGTCCCCAACTTCATATGTGCCCAGCCGCTCGGGAGGACATTGAAATTTTCGCTCCTGCTCAAATAGATGTCACCATTGACGCGAACGCTGGTAAGGACAAACCAACATGCCCGTTGTGTCTGTTTGCTGTTACGCAGCTGGAAGAAACCATCAAGAATGATCGCACCAAGGAAAACATCAAACAAGCTTTGAGCAAACTCTGCTCGCATCTGTCCCCGAAACTGAAAATGGAGTGCACCGACTTTGTCGATACCTACTCTGCTGAACTCGTCGAAATGCTGGTATCCGATTTTACTCCGCAGGAGATTTGCGTCTATCTGAAGCTGTGTGTGGATCAACGTCCGGATTTGAGCCTCCTCAACATGGAGTTCGATCACGATTTCCGTCAACAACAGCGCACCCATTACGATATTGAAACGAACGAAATCGCTGATAATACTGTAAACGGACAAATTACCGTTGATCATCAGGCCACCATCGCTTCACCCGAATGCCTTGTTTGCCAGGAAATGGTGAAGGAAGTGGAGAAACGTGTGAAAAACAAGAAGAGCAAAGAACAGATCAAGGAAGCTTTGGAACATGCCTGTGATCGGCTGAAAAAGTACAAAACCAAATGCGAACGTTACATCGATCAGCACAGCGATCAAATCATTGATTTGCTCATGAAGCAATTGTCCCCGAAAGAGATTTGCCATTCGCTAGGATTCTGCATTGCAAAGGAATTCGATGAAT TGGAAGTTGACGAAGCCCTTCTGGACTACGTTGTGGAACCTGGAGTCATGGTAGAACCACCAAAAGAGCTGTTCACGCCCGTGGAGGAAACAACGGTCCAAGGTCAACCACCCCAGTGCGCCATGTGTGAATTCGTGATGGTCAAGCTGGAGTCCGAACTGGCAGACAAGAAAACAGAAGAAGACATCGAGAACGCGGTTCGCTCCGTATGCTCCAAGCTTCCAAACACAGTGACCAAGCAGTGCGACCATCTTATTGATCAGTACGGAAAGTTCATCATCAAGTTCCTGGCCACGCTACCGCCGAAGGAGATTTGCACCAGGCTGGCACTTTGTGAGAAACAATTGGCTAAACTGGAAGAAAGTAACC TTGAAATAATTGAGTGCGCTGTTTGCCAAGGAGCCGTCAAGACGGTGGATGACATTTTGGGCAACAAAAAGATCGACTACGATATTGTCCAAGATGTGGAGAAAATTTGCAACACTGTCCCGGCCAAGTATTTCGAAAAATGCCGCAAAATGATCGAAGTGTACGGAGTGAGCATGGTTCGCCAGCTGCAAAAGTACGTCGAAAGAGAGCAAGTGTGCGTTAACATGGGAATGTGCAGCAATCCTACCGGATACGTAAAATTCGAGGATGAAGTTGCACAGGTCGACCATGTCGAGAAAAAAGAAGTGCATCTTGTTGGACTCGATGAGTGCACTTGGGGACCAGGGCATTGGTGTGCTACCGAAGAAAATGCCCAGAAGTGTAAC GCCAGCGAGTTCTGCGCAAAGAAGAAGCTTGGCAAGTGGCAGGACTGA
- the LOC134285776 gene encoding uncharacterized protein LOC134285776 yields the protein MSLTTTTEPYVPGTIPFSQYLEQLEFLFEHNNYSADRYKVSFLAVCGTEVYNQVKLLFPGQNVRDLTYKQITDELKKRYDKKDNDVIHTYKFWTRRQGQHEKSEDFVLAVKQLAELCGFGDFKDRAIRDALVIGTYDRQLQKRLFDEDDLTAAKAEKLIVNQELSTDRTRFVNRDDDKRVSVVARLGRRPDRGPARQSFRSRSGSFDRNRPYYDRSRSGSRRYEDDDPDKVFRCSFCHKPGHTKKFCFRLKRKSPKKSPRKTKPFVKFIGSPKPSTSHTSGLFKRLKKDLASDSEDEDSPCMMINTRNKVNEPCYVEALVQKTRLTMEIDCGSAESVISETLFLRNFRKYPIEDSRKRLYVIDGNRLSILGKVRVTVRLNGIAEDLYLVVLQGDKDFVPLMGRSWLDVFYSGWRDTFSRPVVPNRRVNALTDADAREEAVEQVKNFTGRPDRFGA from the exons ATGTCTTTGACTACGACTACTGAGCCTTATGTGCCAGGTACGATCCCTTTTTCCCAGTATTTGGAGCAGCTTGAGTTTTTATTTGAGCACAATAACTACTCTGCTGACAGGTATAAGGTATCCTTTTTAGCCGTTTGCGGCACAGAGGTATACAACCAAGTCAAGCTTTTGTTCCCGGGTCAGAATGTTAGGGACTTGACCTACAAGCAGATAACAGATGAACTTAAGAAGAGATACGACAAGAAAGATAATGACGTGATTCATACATATAAATTTTGGACCCGTAGACAGGGACAGCACGAGAAATCTGAGGATTTTGTGCTGGCTGTGAAGCAATTAGCTGAGCTGTGTGgttttggggattttaaggatcgTGCCATTCGTGATGCACTTGTGATAGGCACGTATGATCGGCAGTTACAGAAAAGGTTATTTGACGAAGACGATCTGACAGCTGCTAAGGCAGAAAAACTGATCGTTAATCAGGAGCTGTCGACCGACAGAACTCGTTTTGTGAACCGTGATGATGATAAGAGGGTCAGTGTCGTAGCCAGATTGGGCAGGCGTCCAGATCGTGGTCCAGCCAGGCAATCTTTTCGTAGCAGGAGTGGAAGCTTTGATCGAAATCGACCTTATTACGATCGAAGCAGGAGCGGAAGCAGAAGATATGAAGACGATGACCCTGACAAAGTTTTCAGGTGTTCCTTTTGCCACAAGCCGGGACACACTAAGAAATTTTGCTTTAGGTTGAAAAGAAAGAGCCCGAAGAAAAGTCCTAGGAAAACCAAGCCATTTGTAAAGTTTATTGGTTCACCGAAACCTTCAACCTCCCATACTTCGGGACTTTTTAAGCGGTTGAAAAAGGACTTGGCTTCCGATTCCGAAGATGAGGATTCTCCTTGCATGATGATCAACACTAGGAATAAGGTAAATGAACCATGCTACGTAGAAGCATTGGTTCAGAAAACACGTCTGACTATGGAAATCGACTGCGGTTCCGCTGAAAGCGTGATTTCCGAGACtctatttttgagaaattttagaaaatatccCATAGAGGACAGTCGTAAAAGATTGTATGTTATTGATGGTAATCGACTTAGTATTTTGGGAAAAGTGAGGGTCACGGTACGCTTGAATGGTATTGCGGAAGATCTTTATCTGGTCGTGCTGCAGGGGGACAAAGACTTTGTGCCGCTCATGGGTCGCAGCTGGCTGGACGTTTTCTACAGTGGATGGAGAGACACCTTTTCGCGGCCAGTGGTACCAAATCGACGCGTGAATGCTTTGACGGATGCTGATGCGAGAGAAGAAGCTGTTGAGCAAGTGAAAA ATTTCACTGGGCGGCCGGATCGTTTCGGCGCATAG